The genome window CGTCAGCGCCTCATCAACGCCAGGATGGCCGACACGAGCAGGCTCAGAATGATGCAGGTAGCCAAGGGAAAATAGAAGCTCGTATTACCCCGTCGAATATAGATATCCCCTGGAAGCCTGCCGAGATACGGTACTCGTCCCAGGGCCCACAACAACGCGCCCGCTGCGATGAGCAGAAAACCCAGAACAACAAGTCCTTTCCCAAGCGGCGCCATCGGAAAAACCGCCGTTCCAATTGTATAAGACCGCGCCCTTCCGCAACACGGTCTGACACCGGAGGCTGGGCCCGGCTCAACGCCATCGGGACTAGGAGGAGTTCCGCTGGGTTTGCGCCATCCTGGGATCTAGAGGGGCTATCGCTTTGCTCCGCTCAGCCAGCTAGCGCGCGAGGTAGCCGCCGTCTACCAGCAGCGGGCAGCCCGTCACGAATGATGACTCGTCCGAGGACAGAAACAGGATTGCGTTGGCTATCTCCTCGGGCTGAGCGTTGCGTCCGATGGGTTCCGACGCGACCGCCGCACGCCAAAACTGCGCGGTCTCTTGCGGCGTCGCGCGCTTGACGATGTTAGTTTCGACGTTTCCTGGACATACGCAGTTGACTCTGATCCCGTCGGCTGCATAGCGACTCGCCAGTGACTTGGTGAGCTGCAGAGCGCCGGCCTTGGTAACGTTGTAGGCAAACGTACTGGCGCCGTCCATTTCCTGTCCGATAAATGACGAGATCGAGGCCAGGTTCACTATCGAGCCGCGTTTGCGGACCAGCATGTGGGGGATCACATGCTTGCAGCACAGGAACATGCTCTTAAGGTTGATGTCCATTAGGCGATCCCACTCCGCCACGGTCATCTCGGTGATGTCCTTAAGAAAGTGGATGCCGGCGTTGTTGACGAGAATGTCGATTTGCCCGAATGCCGATACGGTCTCGGCCGCCAGCGCAATCGAGGTCTGCTCGCGAGAGACATCGCCGACTACGCCTCTGCAGCTGCTAGCGCCGATCGGCGAGGTCACCCGCTCAAGCCCTGCTGCGTCGACGTCGTTAAGAACCAGCCGGGCACCCTCACGTGCAAACAGCGTGGCGGTGGCGCGTCCAATCCCGCTGGCGGCGCCGGTCACGACCGCGACTTTGTCCCGCAGCCGCATGCCCCCTCACCTAGTGGACCTGTTGCTTGCTCGCTTCACGGGCAGCAGCCGACTCCTTGATGATCTTTTCCGCAACCGGAGGAGGCGCCTCTTCGTAGTGCGAGAAATGCTGCTCGAAGGAACCGCGCCCCGAGGTAATCGAGCGGAGGTCGGGCGCGTATTTGAGCACTTCGGACATCGGCACCATCGCTTTGATGATCTGACCATGGCCCTTGGTGTCCATCCCCAGTACCTTACCGCGTCGTGAATTCAAGTCGCCGATCACGTCGCCCATGCACTCGTCGGGGCAGGAAACTTCCAGCGCCACCATAGGCTCAAGGATGATCGGCTTGGCTTTTTCCAGCGCAGCCTTGAAGCCCATCGACGCGGCGATCTGAAAGGCCATGTCAGACGAATCGACCTCGTGATAGCTGCCGTCAAAGACCGTTACTTTGACGTCGAGGAGCGGATAGCCCGCGAGAAATCCGTCCACCAGCGTGTTACGAACGCCCTTCTCCACCGAGGGGATGAACTGACGAGGGATCGACCCGCCAACAACCTTGTCCTCGAACTCGAACCCTTTTCCGCGCGCGAGCGGTTCGATTTTGAGCCAGCAGTCGCCGTACTGACCGCGACCCCCCGATTGACGCTTGTACTTTCCCTGGGCCTCGGCGCGCCCTTTGATGGTTTCCTTGTAGGGAACCTTGGGCGACTGAAGTTCAACTTCTACATTAAATTTACGCTTCAGCTTTTCGACCGTGACCTCAATGTGCATCTGGCCGGTCCCCGACAGGATGATCTCATGGGTCTGCGCGTCGCGATGCATCTCCAGCGCGGTATCTTCCTCCACCAGCTTGTGCAGGGCGGCCGATGCTTTCTCTTCGTCGCCCTTCGATTTGGGACGAATGGCGAAGGAAATTACCGGCGCGGGATGGACCGGAGGGTCAAACAGGACCGGTGCCTTCTCATCGCACAGGGTGTCGCCGGTAGTGGTGTCTTTTAGCTTGGCCACCGCGACAATCTCACCGGGTAAGGCGGAGGTCAGCGGAGATTGCTTTTTACCTTCCAGCCGCAACAGTTGACCGAAGCGCTCCTTTGACTCGCGGGTCGCATTGAAGACCGTCGCGTCGCTTTGTGCGCGTCCCGACACCACCCGAAAGATCGAGAGCTTTCCCGCAAAGGGATCGATCACGGTTTTGAATACCAGCGCGGAAAAGGGCGCGCTCGGATCTGCCGCGCGCTCCTGCTGCTCGCCGTTGGTAGGATGCTGCGCCTTTTGGCCAGGGCGTTCATTGGGGGACGGTAAGAGCGTGGTGATCGCATCCAGCAGAGGTGCGATACCGACATTCTTGGTGCCGGAGCCACAAAACACCGGGGTCAGCTTGCCCGCGGCGACCGCGGCATGGAGTGCGTGCCGCACTTTCTCGTCAGGAAGAGTGCCCTTGTCGAGATATTCTTCGAGAAGCTCGTCGTCGGTCTCCGCGACTGACTCCAACAAGGCGTTGCGAGCCCGCTCGGCGGGTTCCTTGAGGTTCGGCGGAACCTCCTCTTCGCGGGACTTGCCGGTATTGTCAGCGTATAACAGGGCCTTCATCGCGAGCACGTCGACAACGCCGCTTAGTTGGGCCTCTTCGCCGATAGGCAAGGTAAGGACGACGGGCTTGGCCTCCAGGTGGGATTCCAGATCTTTCAAGGCCGCAGCAAAGCTGGTGCGCTCGCGATCGAGCCGCGAGACAAACGCGAGCCGGGGTATACCCGCTTCGCTCAGCATGGTCCAAATCTTTTCGGACTCCACCTTAATGTCGGCGCCTGGCGACACCAGCAAAACCGCCCCATCCACCGCCTTTAGGGTGTTGAACGTCTCGGGAAGGAAAGCGCTGTATCCCGGCGTATTGGCAAGGATTACTTCGGTGCGCTTCCAGTTGAGGTGATGAAAGGAGGAACTGATGGTTACTTTTCGCTGCAGTTCCTCAGGCTCGAAATCCATAACCCCGCTGCCATCGTCGGGACGTCCCAGCCGGGTAGTTGCACCCGCCGTGAACAGCATCGCCTCGGCCAGCTGGCTTTTTCCGGCGCCGCCTTGCCCGACCAGCGCGATGGTTCGCAGGCGTCCGATTTCCTCAACAGCCATATGGGACTACCTCTCCAAAAGAAATTCCGTCCGAACCGTCGCGCACTCACAGCCGCGACGAGCTTGCGGACCTGGCTCATCATCACATCGTTCATCCGGCCGAGTCAGTCGTACGTGCCCTCGAGACTGACGTCACCCGCTAAAATTCTGCGCATGAC of Candidatus Binataceae bacterium contains these proteins:
- a CDS encoding SDR family oxidoreductase, which produces MRLRDKVAVVTGAASGIGRATATLFAREGARLVLNDVDAAGLERVTSPIGASSCRGVVGDVSREQTSIALAAETVSAFGQIDILVNNAGIHFLKDITEMTVAEWDRLMDINLKSMFLCCKHVIPHMLVRKRGSIVNLASISSFIGQEMDGASTFAYNVTKAGALQLTKSLASRYAADGIRVNCVCPGNVETNIVKRATPQETAQFWRAAVASEPIGRNAQPEEIANAILFLSSDESSFVTGCPLLVDGGYLAR
- the fusA gene encoding elongation factor G; protein product: MAVEEIGRLRTIALVGQGGAGKSQLAEAMLFTAGATTRLGRPDDGSGVMDFEPEELQRKVTISSSFHHLNWKRTEVILANTPGYSAFLPETFNTLKAVDGAVLLVSPGADIKVESEKIWTMLSEAGIPRLAFVSRLDRERTSFAAALKDLESHLEAKPVVLTLPIGEEAQLSGVVDVLAMKALLYADNTGKSREEEVPPNLKEPAERARNALLESVAETDDELLEEYLDKGTLPDEKVRHALHAAVAAGKLTPVFCGSGTKNVGIAPLLDAITTLLPSPNERPGQKAQHPTNGEQQERAADPSAPFSALVFKTVIDPFAGKLSIFRVVSGRAQSDATVFNATRESKERFGQLLRLEGKKQSPLTSALPGEIVAVAKLKDTTTGDTLCDEKAPVLFDPPVHPAPVISFAIRPKSKGDEEKASAALHKLVEEDTALEMHRDAQTHEIILSGTGQMHIEVTVEKLKRKFNVEVELQSPKVPYKETIKGRAEAQGKYKRQSGGRGQYGDCWLKIEPLARGKGFEFEDKVVGGSIPRQFIPSVEKGVRNTLVDGFLAGYPLLDVKVTVFDGSYHEVDSSDMAFQIAASMGFKAALEKAKPIILEPMVALEVSCPDECMGDVIGDLNSRRGKVLGMDTKGHGQIIKAMVPMSEVLKYAPDLRSITSGRGSFEQHFSHYEEAPPPVAEKIIKESAAAREASKQQVH